Proteins encoded together in one Pseudomonas asiatica window:
- a CDS encoding RsiV family protein: protein MTLVKLTSVAVLALALGACQSLFTPNYRAPLEVKRDAWEHVKPGCSESDCPLVNIDMIHFPALPKLDGIVEKRLLQLTEDNQRGNAPTTLQAYEQQYLASADRRNSSYLQAKVREQHDGLVIIELSSYLDSGGAHGMPGRGFINYSRKLDKVLTLQDMLVPGQEDTFWKTVEESHRAWLISVGMDKDAEFIKTWPFKQSPHVALTYGAVVVKYEVYTIAPYSMGHVELKIPYPRLNGVLKPELFPGRG, encoded by the coding sequence ATGACACTTGTCAAACTGACTTCCGTGGCTGTGCTGGCCCTGGCCCTGGGTGCCTGCCAAAGCCTGTTCACGCCCAACTACCGGGCGCCGCTCGAGGTCAAGCGCGATGCCTGGGAGCATGTCAAACCCGGCTGCAGCGAAAGCGACTGCCCGCTGGTGAACATCGACATGATCCACTTCCCGGCCTTGCCCAAGCTCGATGGCATCGTCGAGAAACGCCTGCTGCAACTGACCGAAGACAACCAGCGCGGCAACGCACCGACCACCCTGCAAGCCTACGAGCAGCAGTACCTGGCCAGTGCCGACAGGCGCAACAGCAGCTACCTGCAGGCCAAGGTACGCGAGCAGCATGACGGACTGGTGATCATCGAATTGTCCAGCTACCTGGACAGCGGCGGCGCCCACGGCATGCCCGGGCGTGGCTTCATCAACTATTCGCGCAAGCTGGACAAGGTGCTGACCCTGCAGGACATGCTGGTGCCCGGCCAGGAAGACACCTTCTGGAAAACCGTCGAGGAATCGCACCGCGCCTGGCTGATCAGCGTAGGCATGGACAAGGATGCCGAGTTCATCAAGACCTGGCCGTTCAAGCAGTCGCCGCACGTCGCCCTGACGTACGGCGCGGTGGTGGTCAAGTACGAGGTCTATACCATCGCGCCCTACTCCATGGGCCACGTGGAGTTGAAGATCCCCTACCCGCGCCTGAATGGCGTGCTCAAGCCCGAGCTGTTTCCCGGCCGCGGCTGA
- a CDS encoding NUDIX domain-containing protein, producing MSDALNSVPKGFEIIERANCFQGFYKLDKLRLRHELFAGGMGREISRELFVRHDAVCVLPYDPLRDEVVLIEQFRVGALDKVDNPWLIEMVAGLIDKDEQPEEVAHREAEEEAGLAFSALWPMTRYFPSPGGSDEYVHLFLGRCSSEGAGGLHGLEEEGEDIRVRVWSFEDAMQAVRDGRICNAATIIGLQWLALNRDEVRGMWK from the coding sequence ATGTCAGACGCGTTGAACTCAGTGCCCAAGGGCTTCGAAATCATTGAGCGGGCCAACTGCTTCCAGGGCTTTTACAAGCTCGACAAGCTACGTCTGCGCCACGAGTTGTTTGCCGGGGGCATGGGCCGCGAGATCAGCCGCGAATTGTTCGTGCGCCATGATGCGGTGTGCGTGCTGCCGTACGACCCGTTGCGCGATGAAGTGGTGCTGATCGAGCAGTTCCGCGTCGGTGCACTGGACAAGGTCGACAACCCCTGGCTGATCGAGATGGTGGCCGGGCTGATCGACAAGGACGAGCAACCCGAGGAAGTCGCCCACCGCGAAGCCGAAGAAGAAGCCGGCCTGGCCTTCAGCGCCCTGTGGCCGATGACCCGTTACTTCCCGTCGCCCGGCGGCAGTGACGAATATGTTCACCTGTTCCTCGGCCGTTGCAGCAGTGAAGGGGCGGGCGGCCTGCATGGCCTGGAAGAAGAGGGCGAGGACATTCGCGTGCGCGTGTGGTCGTTCGAGGATGCCATGCAGGCGGTGCGCGACGGGCGCATCTGCAATGCGGCGACCATCATCGGCCTGCAATGGCTGGCGCTGAACCGTGATGAAGTACGAGGTATGTGGAAGTGA
- a CDS encoding DUF1249 domain-containing protein: MEVNLLRERYRVDLVGLQAACEANYARLMRLLPDMRTTQSSRRIGMTQGDQMLGVLVLDVVLACPYTTTLHVRQEHSLPWLPVPHLEVQVYHDARMAEVVSAEHTRRLRSIYPYPNEAMHQPDEKAQLNLFLGEWLSHCLACGHELASVR; encoded by the coding sequence GTGGAAGTGAACCTGCTGCGCGAGCGTTATCGGGTCGACCTGGTCGGGCTGCAGGCAGCTTGCGAGGCCAACTACGCCCGGCTGATGCGCCTGTTGCCCGACATGCGCACCACCCAGAGCTCGCGCCGCATCGGTATGACCCAAGGCGACCAGATGCTTGGCGTGCTGGTGCTCGACGTGGTGCTGGCCTGCCCGTACACCACCACCCTGCACGTGCGCCAGGAGCACAGCCTGCCATGGTTGCCGGTGCCGCACCTGGAAGTGCAGGTGTACCACGATGCGCGCATGGCCGAAGTGGTCAGTGCCGAACACACCCGTCGCCTGCGCAGCATATACCCCTATCCCAACGAAGCCATGCACCAGCCGGACGAAAAGGCCCAGCTCAACCTGTTCCTCGGTGAATGGCTGAGCCATTGCCTGGCCTGTGGCCACGAGCTGGCAAGCGTTCGCTGA
- the cpdA gene encoding 3',5'-cyclic-AMP phosphodiesterase, whose product MPQPDQSRPVHVVQLTDAHLFADSAGSMLGLNTRDSLRHVVAQVRREQPLVDLLLCTGDLSQDASVASYEAFRELTAPFAVPTRWLPGNHDEARVMAQVAPELVQAVTDIGAWRIVMLNTAVPGATHGLLEGDQLAVLEAALREAGERHCLVCFHHQPVDIGCAWIAPIGLRNAQALFDIVEGYPQVRALLWGHVHQEWDEVRDGRRLLATPSTCIQFAARSEDFKVSEEQPGYRWLRLHADGRLETGVERAVDFQVKLDFDSPGY is encoded by the coding sequence TTGCCGCAGCCAGACCAATCGCGCCCCGTGCATGTGGTGCAACTGACCGATGCCCACCTGTTCGCCGACTCGGCCGGCAGCATGCTGGGCCTCAATACCCGTGACAGCCTGCGCCATGTAGTGGCCCAGGTGCGGCGGGAGCAACCGCTTGTCGACCTGCTGCTGTGCACTGGCGACCTGTCCCAGGACGCCAGCGTGGCGTCCTATGAAGCGTTCCGTGAGCTGACCGCACCGTTTGCCGTGCCCACCCGCTGGTTGCCTGGCAACCATGACGAGGCCCGAGTCATGGCGCAAGTGGCGCCGGAGCTGGTACAGGCGGTGACCGATATCGGTGCGTGGCGCATCGTCATGCTCAACACAGCCGTACCCGGGGCGACGCATGGGCTGCTGGAGGGCGATCAGCTGGCAGTGCTGGAAGCGGCCTTGCGAGAGGCGGGTGAACGGCATTGCCTGGTGTGCTTCCACCATCAGCCGGTGGATATCGGCTGTGCCTGGATTGCGCCGATCGGCTTGCGCAATGCCCAGGCGCTGTTCGATATCGTTGAGGGGTACCCACAGGTGCGGGCGCTGCTGTGGGGGCATGTGCACCAGGAATGGGATGAAGTGCGCGACGGCCGTCGCCTGCTGGCCACTCCGTCGACCTGTATCCAGTTCGCGGCGCGCAGCGAGGATTTCAAGGTGAGCGAGGAGCAGCCTGGATACCGCTGGCTGCGCCTCCACGCCGACGGGCGGTTGGAGACCGGGGTGGAGCGGGCAGTGGATTTCCAGGTGAAGCTCGACTTCGATAGCCCTGGCTATTGA
- a CDS encoding YqiA/YcfP family alpha/beta fold hydrolase yields MSGSILYIHGFNSSPLSTKARQLEAVMQQLGLSAQLRVPALHHHPRQAIAQLEAAIAELGAPLLVGSSLGGYYATYLAERHGLKALLVNPAVTPHKHFDGYLGTQHNHYTGEAWELTHDHVQALAELEVPAPVDASRYQVWLQTADETLDYRHAERYYRACALRIQAGGDHSFQGFAERLPALLAFAGIARGQYAALDFSVF; encoded by the coding sequence ATGTCGGGTTCCATCCTCTATATCCATGGCTTCAACAGCTCGCCACTTTCGACCAAGGCGCGCCAACTCGAGGCCGTGATGCAGCAACTGGGCCTGTCGGCCCAACTGCGGGTGCCCGCCTTGCACCACCACCCACGGCAGGCCATCGCCCAGCTCGAAGCGGCCATCGCCGAACTGGGCGCACCATTGTTGGTAGGTAGTTCGCTCGGCGGCTACTATGCCACCTATCTGGCCGAGCGCCACGGCCTCAAGGCCTTGCTGGTGAACCCGGCGGTAACACCGCACAAGCATTTCGACGGCTACCTGGGCACCCAGCACAATCACTACACCGGTGAAGCCTGGGAGCTGACCCACGATCACGTGCAGGCCCTGGCCGAGCTGGAAGTACCAGCCCCGGTGGACGCCAGCCGCTATCAAGTGTGGCTGCAGACCGCCGATGAAACCCTGGACTATCGCCATGCCGAGCGCTATTACCGTGCTTGTGCCCTGCGCATCCAGGCCGGTGGCGACCACAGCTTCCAGGGCTTCGCCGAGCGCCTGCCGGCACTGCTGGCTTTCGCCGGCATTGCCCGTGGGCAGTACGCAGCGCTCGATTTTTCTGTATTTTGA
- the parE gene encoding DNA topoisomerase IV subunit B, whose product MATPSASAYNADAIEVLSGLDPVRKRPGMYTDTSRPNHLAQEVIDNSVDEALAGHARSVQVILHADHSLEVSDDGRGMPVDIHPEEGVSGVELILTKLHAGGKFSNKNYQFSGGLHGVGISVVNALSTQVRVRVKRDGNEYQMTFADGFKASELEVVGSVGKRNTGTSVYFSPDPKYFDSPKFSISRLKHVLKAKAVLCPGLLVSFEDKASGEKVEWHYEDGLRSYLVDSVNEFQRLPDEPFCGSLAGNKEAVDWALLWLPEGGDSIQESYVNLIPTAQGGTHVNGLRQGLLDAMREFCEFRNLLPRGVKLAPEDVWERITFVLSMKMQDPQFSGQTKERLSSREAAAFVSGVVKDAFSLWLNAHPELGMQLAELAISNAGRRLKASKKVERKRITQGPALPGKLADCAGQDPMRAELFLVEGDSAGGSAKQARDKEFQAILPLRGKILNTWEVDGGEVLASQEVHNIAVAIGVDPGATDLAQLRYGKICILADADSDGLHIATLLCALFVQHFRALVEAGHVYVAMPPLYRIDLGKEIYYALDEAERDGILDRLVAEKKRGKPQVTRFKGLGEMNPPQLRETTMDPNTRRLVQLTLDDVQATCELMDKLLAKKRAGDRKSWLETKGNLAEVMV is encoded by the coding sequence ATGGCCACTCCCAGCGCTAGCGCCTATAACGCAGACGCCATCGAAGTCCTCTCGGGCCTTGACCCGGTCCGCAAGCGGCCGGGCATGTACACCGATACCAGCCGCCCCAACCACCTGGCCCAGGAAGTCATCGACAACAGTGTCGACGAAGCCCTGGCCGGTCATGCCCGTTCGGTACAGGTCATCCTCCATGCCGACCACTCACTTGAAGTCAGCGACGATGGCCGCGGCATGCCGGTGGACATCCACCCGGAAGAGGGCGTGTCCGGGGTCGAGCTGATCCTCACCAAGCTGCACGCCGGCGGCAAGTTCTCCAACAAGAACTATCAGTTCTCCGGTGGCCTTCACGGCGTGGGCATCTCTGTGGTCAACGCCCTGTCGACCCAGGTGCGCGTGCGCGTGAAACGTGACGGCAACGAATACCAGATGACTTTCGCCGATGGCTTCAAGGCCAGCGAGTTGGAAGTGGTCGGCTCGGTCGGCAAGCGCAACACCGGCACCAGCGTGTACTTCAGCCCCGACCCCAAGTACTTCGATTCGCCGAAATTCTCCATCAGCCGCCTCAAGCATGTGCTCAAGGCCAAGGCCGTGCTGTGCCCGGGCCTGCTGGTCAGCTTCGAGGACAAGGCCAGCGGCGAGAAGGTCGAATGGCACTATGAGGATGGCCTGCGTTCCTACCTGGTCGATTCCGTCAATGAGTTCCAGCGCCTGCCCGACGAGCCGTTCTGCGGCAGCCTGGCCGGTAACAAGGAGGCGGTGGACTGGGCCTTGCTGTGGCTGCCCGAAGGCGGCGACAGCATCCAGGAAAGCTACGTCAACCTGATCCCTACCGCCCAAGGCGGCACCCATGTCAACGGCCTGCGCCAGGGCCTGCTGGATGCCATGCGTGAATTCTGCGAGTTCCGCAACCTGCTGCCGCGCGGCGTGAAGCTGGCGCCGGAAGACGTCTGGGAGCGCATCACCTTCGTGCTGTCGATGAAGATGCAGGACCCGCAGTTCTCCGGGCAGACCAAGGAGCGCCTGTCGTCGCGCGAGGCGGCTGCCTTCGTTTCCGGCGTGGTCAAGGACGCGTTCAGCCTGTGGCTCAACGCCCACCCCGAGCTGGGCATGCAGCTGGCGGAGCTGGCCATCAGCAACGCCGGGCGCCGCCTGAAGGCCAGCAAGAAGGTCGAGCGCAAGCGCATAACCCAAGGCCCGGCACTTCCCGGCAAACTGGCCGATTGCGCCGGCCAGGACCCGATGCGCGCCGAACTGTTCCTGGTCGAGGGTGACTCGGCAGGTGGCTCGGCCAAGCAGGCTCGCGACAAGGAATTCCAGGCGATCCTGCCGCTGCGTGGCAAGATCCTCAACACTTGGGAAGTGGACGGTGGCGAAGTCCTGGCCAGCCAGGAAGTGCACAACATCGCCGTGGCCATTGGCGTCGACCCGGGTGCCACCGACCTTGCGCAGCTGCGCTACGGCAAGATCTGCATCCTCGCCGACGCTGACTCCGACGGCCTGCACATCGCCACGCTGCTGTGCGCACTGTTTGTCCAGCACTTCCGCGCCCTGGTCGAGGCCGGGCATGTGTACGTGGCCATGCCGCCGCTGTACCGCATCGACCTGGGCAAGGAAATCTACTACGCCCTCGACGAGGCCGAGCGTGACGGTATCCTCGATCGCCTGGTGGCCGAGAAGAAGCGCGGCAAGCCACAGGTCACACGCTTCAAGGGCCTGGGCGAGATGAACCCGCCACAGCTGCGCGAGACCACCATGGACCCGAATACCCGGCGCCTGGTGCAACTGACCCTGGACGACGTGCAGGCCACCTGCGAGCTGATGGACAAGCTGTTGGCCAAGAAGCGCGCGGGCGACCGCAAGAGCTGGCTGGAAACCAAGGGCAACCTGGCCGAGGTCATGGTTTGA
- a CDS encoding esterase-like activity of phytase family protein: protein MIRRLLAACLALVALPSLAGNWPELKLSAEHPIEGMRGGNLSGLVECRGGLWGVSDRDDDRIYRFDQQNPTWRAQPLTFTPPAVPESGLPWGLKSRNWAASYIRGGELDFEGISCDQAGNLYLVSEAHAAVLQLPLEGEADWLKIDPAMVRQARASGMLLNFNALFEGLAINPAGDRLWLAAERERRGLVAIERQQSVWTCGRSCVLLSEAGVEMQPAQMPNAQALSRDFADLAWFEGKLFTLERNAYRVCRRDTDSGMVERCWSFAADALVESRRYQQPFGLAEALVIDAKGAWIGVDNNNGARADGEARPIVWRFDAPEGGWSAKP, encoded by the coding sequence TTGATTCGGCGGCTTCTGGCTGCCTGCCTGGCGCTGGTTGCCCTGCCGAGCCTGGCGGGCAACTGGCCAGAGTTGAAGCTGAGCGCCGAGCACCCGATCGAAGGCATGCGCGGTGGCAACCTGTCTGGCCTGGTGGAATGCCGGGGCGGGCTGTGGGGCGTATCCGACCGCGACGACGACCGCATCTACCGCTTCGACCAGCAAAACCCGACCTGGCGCGCGCAGCCGCTCACCTTCACCCCGCCAGCGGTGCCGGAAAGTGGCCTGCCGTGGGGCCTGAAGTCGCGTAACTGGGCGGCGTCGTATATTCGTGGTGGCGAACTTGATTTCGAAGGCATCAGCTGTGACCAGGCGGGCAACCTGTACCTGGTCAGCGAAGCTCATGCCGCTGTGCTGCAACTGCCGCTGGAAGGCGAGGCGGACTGGTTGAAGATCGACCCGGCCATGGTTCGTCAGGCCCGGGCCAGCGGCATGCTGCTGAACTTCAACGCCTTGTTCGAAGGTCTGGCGATCAACCCGGCGGGTGACCGCCTGTGGCTGGCCGCCGAGCGCGAGCGCCGTGGCCTGGTGGCTATCGAGCGCCAGCAGTCGGTGTGGACCTGCGGCCGCAGCTGCGTGTTGCTGAGCGAGGCCGGGGTCGAAATGCAGCCGGCACAGATGCCCAATGCCCAGGCACTGTCGCGCGACTTCGCCGACTTGGCCTGGTTCGAAGGCAAGCTGTTCACTCTCGAACGCAATGCCTACCGCGTCTGTCGTCGGGATACCGACAGCGGCATGGTCGAGCGCTGCTGGTCGTTCGCTGCCGATGCCCTGGTCGAGTCGCGTCGCTACCAGCAGCCGTTCGGTCTGGCCGAGGCCCTGGTGATCGATGCCAAGGGCGCCTGGATAGGCGTGGACAACAACAACGGCGCCCGCGCCGATGGCGAAGCACGCCCGATCGTCTGGCGCTTCGATGCGCCGGAAGGCGGATGGAGCGCCAAGCCATGA
- a CDS encoding retropepsin-like aspartic protease family protein, with protein MSQAPGKRAGKVLMIVAWAAALFLATRFFGQWEDSQRNPNAQVQSTHGEGFIEVRLLGNGQGHFVMDGAINGQVVHFMLDTGATDVAIPEALGRELGLERGSPVQLSTANGRTEGYRTRLTSLQLGDIRLQDVRAIVVPGLDGQTVLLGMSALKQLEFTQRGGTMLLRQNLK; from the coding sequence ATGAGCCAGGCACCGGGCAAGCGGGCTGGCAAGGTATTGATGATCGTCGCCTGGGCGGCGGCGCTGTTCCTTGCCACGCGTTTTTTCGGCCAATGGGAAGACAGCCAGCGCAACCCCAATGCCCAGGTGCAGTCGACGCATGGCGAAGGCTTTATCGAGGTGCGCCTGCTGGGCAACGGCCAGGGCCACTTCGTGATGGATGGCGCAATCAACGGCCAGGTGGTGCATTTCATGCTCGACACAGGTGCCACCGACGTGGCCATCCCCGAGGCGCTGGGCCGCGAGCTGGGCCTGGAGCGTGGCAGCCCGGTGCAGCTCAGTACCGCCAACGGCCGTACCGAAGGCTACCGCACGCGCCTGACCAGCCTGCAGCTGGGGGATATCCGCCTGCAGGACGTGCGCGCCATCGTGGTGCCGGGCCTGGACGGGCAGACCGTATTGCTGGGCATGAGTGCCCTGAAACAACTTGAATTTACCCAGCGCGGCGGCACCATGCTGCTGCGCCAGAACCTGAAATGA
- the parC gene encoding DNA topoisomerase IV subunit A codes for MSDSLELSLDGVERRSLADFTEQAYLNYSMYVIMDRALPHIGDGLKPVQRRIVYAMSELGLDADAKHKKSARTVGDVLGKFHPHGDSACYEAMVLMAQPFSYRYTLVDGQGNWGAPDDPKSFAAMRYTEARLSRYAEVLLSEVGQGTVDWVPNFDGTLQEPAVLPARLPNILLNGTTGIAVGMATDVPPHNLREVATACVRLLDEPKATIEQLCEHIQGPDYPTEAEIVTPRAEILKMYESGRGSIRMRAVYRVEDGDIVVTALPHQVSGAKVLEQIAAQMQAKKLPMVADLRDESDHENPCRIVIIPRSNRVDADELMQHLFATTDLESSYRVNVNIIGLDGRPQLKNLRALLLEWLEFRTATVRRRLQHRLDKVEKRLHLLEGLLTAFLNLDEVIHIIRTEDQPKQALIARFDLTEIQADYILETRLRQLARLEEMKIRGEQDELLKEQAKLLALLGSDAKLRKLVRSELIKDAETYGDDRRSPIVERAEAKALSENELMPTEPVTVVLSEKGWVRCAKGHDIDATGLSYKAGDGFKAAAAGRSNQFAVLIDSTGRSYSLAAHSLPSARGQGEPLTGRLTPPPGATFECVLLPDDDALYVVASDAGYGFVVKGEDLQAKNKAGKGLLSLPNGAKVMTPRPVANREQDWLAAVTTEGRLLVFKVSDLPQLGKGKGNKIIGVPGDRVASREEFVTDLAVIADGATLVLQAGKRTLSLKADDLEHYKGERGRRGSKLPRGFQRVDGLQVEVPA; via the coding sequence ATGAGCGACTCACTGGAACTCAGCCTGGATGGCGTAGAACGCCGCTCGCTGGCTGACTTCACCGAACAGGCCTACCTCAACTACTCCATGTACGTGATCATGGACCGCGCCTTGCCGCACATCGGCGATGGCCTGAAGCCGGTGCAGCGACGCATCGTCTACGCCATGAGCGAGTTGGGGCTCGATGCCGATGCCAAGCACAAGAAGTCGGCGCGTACCGTCGGTGACGTGCTCGGCAAGTTCCACCCCCACGGTGACTCGGCCTGCTACGAGGCCATGGTGCTGATGGCCCAGCCGTTCAGCTACCGCTATACGCTGGTCGACGGCCAGGGCAACTGGGGTGCGCCGGACGATCCGAAGTCGTTCGCCGCCATGCGTTATACCGAAGCGCGTCTTTCGCGCTACGCCGAAGTGCTGCTCAGCGAAGTTGGCCAGGGCACCGTGGACTGGGTGCCCAACTTCGACGGCACCCTGCAGGAGCCGGCCGTGCTGCCTGCGCGCCTGCCCAACATCCTGCTCAACGGCACCACTGGTATCGCCGTTGGCATGGCCACTGACGTACCGCCGCACAACCTGCGTGAAGTGGCCACGGCCTGTGTGCGCCTGCTCGACGAGCCCAAGGCCACCATCGAGCAGCTGTGCGAGCACATCCAGGGGCCGGACTACCCGACCGAGGCCGAGATCGTTACGCCGCGGGCAGAAATCCTCAAGATGTACGAAAGCGGTCGCGGCTCCATCCGTATGCGCGCCGTCTACCGCGTCGAGGATGGCGACATCGTCGTCACCGCGCTGCCGCACCAGGTCTCCGGGGCCAAGGTGCTGGAGCAGATCGCTGCGCAGATGCAGGCCAAGAAGCTGCCTATGGTCGCCGACCTGCGTGACGAGTCGGACCACGAGAACCCGTGCCGCATCGTCATCATCCCGCGCTCCAACCGTGTGGATGCCGATGAGCTGATGCAGCACCTGTTTGCCACGACCGACCTGGAGAGCAGCTACCGGGTCAACGTCAACATCATCGGCCTGGACGGCCGGCCACAGCTGAAGAACCTGCGAGCGCTGCTGCTGGAATGGCTGGAGTTCCGTACCGCTACCGTCCGTCGCCGCCTGCAGCACCGCCTGGACAAGGTGGAGAAGCGCCTGCACCTGTTGGAAGGTTTGCTGACCGCGTTCCTCAACCTGGATGAAGTTATCCACATCATCCGTACCGAAGACCAGCCCAAGCAGGCCCTGATCGCCCGTTTCGACCTGACCGAAATCCAGGCCGACTACATTCTCGAGACCCGCCTGCGGCAGCTGGCACGCCTGGAAGAGATGAAGATCCGCGGCGAGCAGGATGAATTGCTGAAGGAGCAGGCCAAGCTGCTCGCCCTGCTGGGCAGCGATGCCAAGCTGCGCAAGCTGGTACGCAGCGAGCTGATCAAGGATGCTGAAACCTATGGCGACGACCGCCGCTCGCCGATCGTCGAGCGTGCCGAGGCCAAGGCGCTGTCGGAAAACGAGCTGATGCCGACCGAGCCGGTTACCGTTGTGCTGTCGGAGAAGGGCTGGGTGCGCTGCGCCAAGGGCCACGACATTGATGCCACCGGCCTGTCGTACAAGGCCGGCGATGGCTTCAAGGCCGCAGCCGCCGGGCGCTCCAACCAATTTGCCGTGCTTATCGACTCCACTGGCCGCAGCTACTCGCTGGCCGCTCACAGCCTGCCGTCGGCGCGTGGTCAGGGCGAACCGCTGACCGGCCGCCTGACGCCCCCACCGGGGGCCACCTTCGAGTGTGTGCTGTTGCCGGACGACGATGCACTGTACGTGGTGGCTTCGGACGCCGGCTATGGCTTCGTGGTCAAGGGTGAAGACCTGCAGGCCAAGAACAAGGCCGGCAAGGGCTTGCTCAGCCTGCCCAACGGTGCCAAGGTCATGACCCCGCGCCCGGTGGCCAACCGCGAGCAGGACTGGCTGGCGGCGGTTACCACCGAAGGCCGTCTGCTGGTATTCAAGGTCAGCGACCTGCCTCAGTTGGGCAAAGGCAAGGGCAACAAGATTATCGGGGTGCCGGGCGACCGGGTGGCGAGCCGTGAAGAATTTGTTACCGATCTGGCCGTGATAGCAGATGGCGCGACGCTTGTATTGCAAGCCGGCAAGCGTACCCTATCTCTGAAAGCGGACGACCTGGAGCATTACAAGGGCGAGCGCGGACGGCGCGGCAGCAAGCTGCCACGCGGGTTCCAGCGGGTCGATGGGTTGCAGGTGGAAGTGCCGGCGTAA
- a CDS encoding PqiC family protein — MKFLRLPFALLMTGLLGLGGCTMHQPVALYQLDSGDPGQPSQSAGMAVVLGPVSVADYLQRETFLQRQADGSLSSATDGRWAGSLSSDIDQLLVRQLAWRLDSQRVVLAPAAAGFNPDVQVLLSITRLDSGKDQPAVLDAQWRLLDRRGHVRDNRIVHLEQPHAGSEASQVQAQGQLLQKLAEQLSTAVKPLANQPAIAEESPKKSAAPVQVKKTPEKSKIPMAAPIRTDMEVYRF; from the coding sequence ATGAAATTTCTGCGCCTTCCATTTGCGCTGTTGATGACTGGCCTGCTGGGCCTTGGCGGGTGCACCATGCATCAGCCGGTTGCCCTGTACCAGCTCGACAGTGGTGATCCTGGCCAGCCTTCGCAGAGTGCGGGCATGGCCGTGGTGCTCGGTCCGGTATCGGTTGCCGATTACCTGCAACGTGAGACGTTCCTGCAGCGTCAGGCCGATGGCAGCCTGAGTTCGGCGACCGACGGTCGTTGGGCCGGCAGCCTTTCGTCGGATATCGACCAGCTGCTGGTGCGCCAGCTCGCCTGGCGCCTGGACAGCCAGCGCGTGGTGCTGGCCCCGGCGGCTGCCGGGTTCAACCCGGATGTACAAGTGTTGCTGTCGATCACTCGCCTGGACTCGGGCAAGGACCAGCCGGCCGTCCTGGATGCCCAGTGGCGCCTGTTGGACCGCCGTGGCCATGTGCGTGACAACCGCATCGTTCACCTCGAGCAGCCACACGCGGGCAGCGAGGCGTCGCAGGTGCAGGCCCAGGGCCAGTTGCTTCAGAAACTGGCCGAACAGCTGAGCACAGCGGTCAAGCCTCTGGCTAACCAGCCGGCGATTGCCGAAGAGTCGCCTAAAAAATCGGCTGCTCCGGTGCAGGTGAAGAAGACGCCTGAGAAATCCAAGATCCCGATGGCTGCGCCGATTCGAACCGATATGGAAGTCTACCGGTTCTGA